In Aerococcus loyolae, a genomic segment contains:
- a CDS encoding lipid II:glycine glycyltransferase FemX, which translates to MTQYHTVQLSDADHNHFVENHPNGDLLQLTDWAKAKEFTGWYSKNVAVADEAGDVQAVANIQFKKIKGTPLTFAYASRGFVVDYDNHDAVAAISQAAVKAAKKERAVYLKIDPDLEREGNEETLKLLETLGFRHTGFKDGMSEQYIQPRQTMYTPIDQSDEDLLNSYEAKTRNLVRKAMKSGLEVFEGSREELDVFHRLMEETGERDGFATRDISYFEALYDSLHPQGHLYYFMIKLMPDKMEEEARKELALIEKDREKVETRRDSKKKTNQLKELATRQEKQEKLIADADELRKEHPHGLPLSAAILCFCGKKAYYLYAASSNHYRKLSPNYQLQYDLMRFARDKGAETYDFGGVSVDPDEDSPYRGLWVFKRMWGTKVSDKIGEFDYILIPGLYQLMTYAIPRVRHLMKGFRNKEDNE; encoded by the coding sequence ATGACTCAATACCATACTGTCCAATTAAGTGATGCGGACCATAACCACTTCGTTGAAAACCATCCCAATGGCGACCTGTTGCAGCTCACTGACTGGGCCAAGGCTAAAGAATTCACCGGTTGGTACTCCAAAAATGTTGCTGTGGCTGATGAAGCCGGTGACGTTCAAGCAGTAGCTAACATTCAATTCAAGAAAATCAAAGGCACCCCCTTGACCTTTGCCTACGCTTCGCGGGGCTTTGTGGTGGATTATGACAACCATGATGCCGTAGCTGCCATCAGCCAAGCAGCAGTAAAGGCAGCTAAAAAAGAACGTGCCGTTTATCTCAAGATTGACCCCGACTTGGAGCGAGAGGGCAATGAAGAAACGCTAAAACTTTTGGAGACCCTTGGCTTTCGCCATACTGGTTTTAAGGATGGGATGAGCGAACAATATATCCAACCCCGCCAAACCATGTACACCCCCATCGATCAATCGGATGAAGACTTGCTCAATTCCTATGAAGCGAAGACCAGAAACCTGGTTCGTAAGGCCATGAAGTCGGGGTTAGAAGTTTTTGAAGGTAGCCGGGAAGAATTGGATGTCTTCCACCGGTTGATGGAAGAGACAGGCGAACGGGACGGTTTTGCCACTCGAGATATTTCCTACTTCGAAGCCCTTTACGACAGTCTCCACCCCCAAGGCCACTTATATTATTTTATGATTAAGCTGATGCCGGACAAGATGGAGGAAGAAGCCCGTAAGGAACTAGCACTCATCGAAAAAGACCGCGAAAAGGTGGAAACCCGCCGCGACAGTAAGAAGAAAACCAACCAATTGAAGGAACTAGCGACCCGGCAAGAAAAACAAGAAAAATTAATTGCCGATGCGGACGAATTGCGTAAGGAACATCCTCATGGTCTCCCCCTGTCAGCAGCCATTCTTTGCTTCTGTGGTAAGAAGGCCTACTATCTCTATGCTGCTTCTTCTAACCACTACCGCAAGCTCAGTCCCAACTACCAACTCCAATATGACCTCATGCGTTTTGCCCGCGATAAAGGGGCCGAGACTTACGACTTTGGCGGGGTCAGCGTCGACCCTGATGAGGATTCCCCTTACCGGGGGCTTTGGGTCTTCAAACGCATGTGGGGGACTAAGGTCTCGGATAAAATCGGAGAATTTGACTACATCCTCATTCCAGGCCTCTACCAATTGATGACCTACGCTATTCCTAGAGTCCGCCATTTAATGAAGGGCTTCCGTAACAAAGAAGATAATGAATAA